A single region of the Vicia villosa cultivar HV-30 ecotype Madison, WI linkage group LG4, Vvil1.0, whole genome shotgun sequence genome encodes:
- the LOC131596621 gene encoding probable jasmonic acid carboxyl methyltransferase 2, which translates to METVETLHMNKGAGETSYATNSFIQRKILSLTKEATEKAIMEILCSTRLPIMKMGIADLGCSSGPNALKVMSEIVEAINAASNMLNRPAPEELMLYMNDLFTNDFNNVFASLPSFHKKINQQNGNDSKNNGYFGSKCFVYAVPGTFYGRLFPTKSIHFVHSSSSIHWLSRVPGGLEDKNGRGLNKRNICISKNSPNCVLEAYSQQFKNDFSCLLESRSQEMVYGGRMVLSFLGRQSMDHTSSNCYYQWELLAHALMTMVSEGLIEEEKVDSFNTPYYASCYEELKMEIEKEGSFMVDSQEAYEVDWDDEMYLQSDHDSLRTMSKGERFSRTMRAGVESILNYHFGNHIMDMLFQRYAILVEDHLSKTRATFFNLIISLVKLH; encoded by the exons atggaaactGTTGAAACACTTCATATGAACAAAGGAGCTGGCGAAACTAGCTATGCCACCAACTCCTTCATCCAG AGGAAGATATTATCCTTGACAAAAGAAGCAACAGAGAAAGCTATCATGGAAATCCTATGCTCAACAAGATTGCCAATAATGAAAATGGGAATTGCTGATTTGGGTTGTTCATCAGGACCTAATGCCTTAAAGGTGATGTCAGAAATAGTTGAAGCTATAAATGCAGCTTCAAACATGTTGAATCGACCAGCACCGGAGGAACTAATGTTGTATATGAATGACCTTTTCACCAATGACTTCAATaatgtctttgcttctttgccATCTTTTCACAAAAAAATTAACCAGCAAAATGGAAATGATAGTAAGAATAATGGGTACTTTGGTTCGAAGTGTTTTGTTTATGCTGTACCGGGCACTTTCTATGGCAGACTCTTTCCAACTAAGTCGATCCACTTTGTTCActcttcttcaagcattcattggCTTTCTCGG GTACCTGGTGGTTTGGAGGACAAAAATGGAAGAGGGTTGAATAAGAGAAACATATGCATATCAAAAAACAGTCCCAATTGTGTGTTAGAAGCTTATTCACAAcaattcaaaaatgatttttcatGTTTACTTGAATCACGTTCTCAAGAGATGGTATATGGTGGACGCATGGTCCTTTCTTTTTTGGGTAGACAATCTATGGACCATACATCATCCAATTGTTATTATCAATGGGAGCTCTTAGCACATGCCCTTATGACCATGGTTTCAGAG GGTCTTATTGAAGAAGAAAAAGTGGATTCTTTCAACACTCCTTACTATGCATCTTGTTATGAAGAATTAAAAATGGAGATTGAAAAGGAAGGGTCATTCATGGTGGACTCTCAAGAAGCTTATGAAGTTGATTGGGATGATGAGATGTATTTGCAAagtgatcatgattcattaagaaCAATGTCAAAAGGAGAACGTTTTTCAAGAACCATGAGGGCTGGAGTTGAGTCAATACTAAATTATCATTTTGGGAATCATATAATGGATATGTTGTTTCAAAGGTATGCTATACTTGTGGAGGATCATTTGTCCAAAACTAGGGCCACATTTTTCAATTTGATTATTTCTCTTGTCAAACTACATTGA